The genome window GCTGAGCAGAAAGAGCGCGAAGCTAAGGTCGCTACCGAGGCGGCTGATAAAGAAGCCTAATATTCGACGCGATACATAATAAAAAAGGAGGGTCATCATGGCACGAAGTATCAACCAAGTTATTTTACTAGGGCGGTTAACGCGCGATCCAGAGCAGCGGACAACGCCATCAGGTCGGACAGTTGTTAGCTTTAGTATCGCGGTTGATCGTGCCGGACAGGATGATCAAGCTGATTTTTTCGACGTTACCGCGTGGGAAAAATTGGGCGAACTGGTGATGCAGTACCTGTCAAAAGGCCGCCGCGTGTTGGTCCAGGGTCGGTTGCGACAGGACAGCTGGGATGATAAAGAAACCGGCAAGCGCCGCTCGCGTATTGAAGTGACGGCGACCGACGTAACATTCCTTGACGCTCCGAGCGGCGATAGCGCGAATACAACCGCACCACGTAATACTAATACCAAGCAGGCTGAGACCGTAGCGGATATTGACGATAAGCCGATCGATCTTAGCGAGATACCGTTCTAAAGGAGAACAAAATGGCAAAACGATTAAAGAAGGACACCCCAACGGTTTTTGACTATAAGGATGTTAAAACATTAATGCGCTATGTTAATGCGTATGGTCAAATTGAGCCGATAGCGAAGACGGGTCTCAGTGTCAAGCAGCAGCGTAGCTTGGCAGTGGCAATCAAGCGTGCTCGGCACTTAGCATTGTTGCCGTTTGTATCGCAAGGGCAATAAAAGTATACGTTGAGGGAACTCTCTAGCCCCCGAACGTATTTATAGATAAGAAAGAGAGTCGAGTGGTCTGTGCAGGGTAAGGCACGGGCCACTGTTGTTTGTGGACTGCTGTACAGCGTATTTTTATTTTTTGATACAAGATAGTATTATGTGATGCTACTAAGCCCACTGTGGGATGTTTGGGTAAAAAATATGTTCAGTCAGCGAGAAATACTCTGCCGTCCGAAAGAATGTTAGAATTAGGTACGGTAGCTTAATGGTTATAGGAAAGGAAAAACAATATGTATCAGCCGACAGATCTTAAAAAGGGTACGGTTTGTCAGATTGACGGTAAGCCATACCGCGTCATTGAATATGGACAGAAGGTTATGGGGCGTGGAGGTTCTATTGTGAACGTTAAATTGAAAAACTTACTGGATGGAAGTGTCATCCCGAAGACCTTTAAGGGTCAAGACAAAATTGAGCCAGCTGAAGTGGCTAGCAAGACTGTTCAATATTTATATCATGACGGAGATATCTTCTGCTTCATGGATCCAGAAAGTTTTGAACAATTTGAATTGTCTAATGATGTGGTAGATGAGGCGAAAGATTATTTGAAAGAGGGTTGTGAGCTGAATCTCCAGGTGTTTGACGGGCGAGTGATTAATGTTGAATTACCAAAAAATCTCTATCTCGAAGTTACATATACCGAAGATGTCGTGAAGGGCGATACAACCTCAAGCGTACTTAAGGATGCAACGCTTGAGACGGGCCTCGTTATTAAGGTACCAGCATTCATTAAACAGGGCGATATTGTCAGTGTTGACACAGCGACGGGTGAATATCGAGAGCGCAAAAAATAACAAAAGGACCTTCTTGTCGGAAGCGTCGCCCAGAGTGTTCGGGCGACGCTTTTCGTTGTTGTAACTACATCAAATAACGATAAAGAATGGAACAAGATTTTAGATATTGATGCTAAAAATACAACGTAATAATATATATAGCTGGTAGAGTGTTTTTAGTGATACATATGATAATTGTTTTCATGAAAATTATGGGCCTATTCGCGATAATGGTGAGAGCCTTCTTGACTAGTACAGAGGTAAATATAACTATTGATGTATAAAGTACACTGATGTGTAGTATACAACGTTGTATTTTAGTTAACGTAGAATTAACGATAGCGAAGATCGGCCTATAGGTAAGAGTAAGAATAATTATTGATGTATTTATAACAGCAGTTCTACTATCACAATAGGTCACTAGTGATTGAGAAAAATATGTATTCAGGCTACAATGAGAAGTGACATGAAGCAGCGATTAGATAAAATGATACTAGAACGCGGGTTGGTTGAATCGCGTTCAGAAGCAGAGAATTGGATAGGCTTAGGGCAAGTCATGGTCAATGGTAGGGTGGCGACGCGTCCCGGATGTTTCGTTAATGATACAGCAGACATTACATTGCTGACTCGTGAGCGGTACGTTTCGCGTGCAGGCCTCAAACTAGCGAGTGTGGCGGATAGTTTTCGGTTGGACTTTCAGGGGAAAACAGTGCTGGACATAGGGTCGAGTACTGGTGGATTTACTGATTTTGCGCTGCGTCATGGCGCCCGACGCGTGTATGCTGTTGATGTGGGCACGAATCAGTTGCATCATCGACTGCGTGACGATCGGCGTATAATATTACACGAAAAGACAGACATTCGTGACTTTGAGCTTGATTGTCCACCAGACATTATCGTGGGAGACGTGTCATTTATTAGTCTGCGCGACATTCTACCACACGTTGCAAAACGGCTGATGGGCAGTGCGACGGTGCTTGTAGCAATGGTAAAACCGCAGTTTGAGGCAGGGCGTCATTTGGTACAAAAGGGTGTTGTAAAAAATGCCGCTATACGACGAAAGATCCTGACCGATTTTGAGCAATGGGCAAAACAGTATTTTGTAGTTCTTGATAAAAAGGATAGCACCGTCGCTGGCAGTAAGGGTAACGTTGAGCGCTTCTATAAGCTACAGCTAAAAATAAACAGAGGTAATAACTGTAGTAAAAATAGCATCGTTGTATTTAGGGCAACGTAGTATACTATACAATAAGGCTAGACATTGAACCGAAATTCGACGACATCGTTAGGCTGCATGATGTAATTTTTACCCTCAGTACGTATTTTACCCGCTTCACGGGCCTTAGCTTCTGAACCTGCGGCAACAAGGTCGTGGTAGCTAATGACTTGTGCAGCGATGAATCCGCGCTCAAAGTCTGAGTGGATGACGCCAGCAGCCTGTGGCGCCGTCCAGCCTTTATGTATTGTCCATGCTCTAACTTCCTTCTGACCTGCCGTGAGATAGCTTTGTAGACCAAGTATGTCGTACGCGGCATGGATAAGCTGCGACAATCCAGTTTCGGAAGCCCCGTAGCTATCGAGCAGTTCCAAGGCGTCATTATTTGACAATTCTCTGAGCTCTTCTTCAAGCTTGGCACAAATAAATAATACTCGAGCTGGCGCGACGAGTTTGGCAAGTTTTTCCTGTAGGACATGGTCGCCGAGCCCCGCCTCGTCAACATTAAATGTATAAATAATTGGCTTGGCAGTGAGTAAATGAAGATCATTAATTATCTCATATTTGATATTTTCTATGGATGCTATCGGCGTACCTGAATTAAGTGATGTCAGGAGTGTTTCAAGGTATGTAGCGACCTGTCGTGCCTCCGGCTTGGCTTTGGCTTCTTTTTGGAGACGAGGCAGACGATGTTCTATGGTTTGGATGTCGGCAAGGATAAGTTCGGTATTGATGATGTCAATGTCGGCTTGAGGGTTAATCGGGGTATTGTCGTGTCGTAATATATCTGAGTTTTCAAAGGCGCGAACGATGTGGATAATGGCGTCGCATTCGCGAATATTGTGCAGGAATTTATTGCCAAGCCCTTCTCCTTTTGAGGCGCCAGCTACCAATCCAGCGATGTCGACGAACGTTACGGTCGCGGGGATAATTTTTTGCGTATCATACAGTTTTGCGAGTACATCGAGCCGCTCATCGGGAACCGGTACGATGCCAGTATTCGGTTCAATGGTGGCAAACGGGTAATTAGCCGCTAGAATATTATTGTTAGTAAGTGCATTAAATATGGTCGACTTACCGACATTTGGCAGGCCGACGATTCCGATTGATAGACTCATATCGTGTATTATAACAAATTATACAAACTTGCCTCAGTATATAATATGTATTAGAATAAGCAGTATGAATAAGATTATTGTCTCGCGAATATTTATGATAGTGGGTATCGTGTTGAGTGTCGGGGCGATAGTCGCCGTTATCATGATGGTGATGGGGCGATTGCATGTTGGATTAAAAGAGCCGAGCCAAGATATCGCGCCAACCGCTAAGATGATATGTGGCGAGGATATGATAAAAGAATATCAATCAATTATCGCTGCACCGAATGGGTATGGTCCGACAGCGCTTGAGGGGCTGGTGAAGAAGATTTCAGAGCGTGGCGGCCCGGGTGACGATACGGTGTGTCACTATATTGTGCTTCACGATGCATCACTACGGAATGATCGCCAGCGGATTGATCAGATTCATCAAGGGTTGATCAACTCAATGAAGATGCGCCAGGCGGTCGAGCCGTTTTATCGACTGGGTATTAATCAGGATACGGTAAAGGCACTGGTCGAGATCGGTAAGGCTGATGCGGGTGCGGGGAATAAGGATGGTACACCGGGTCAGGGCTAGGGTCGGACTGCGGCTCATTATTGGCTATATGCTGGCACTTGTGGTTGTCGCATCGACGTTGGTGATTATTGGTGCGGATAAAGCAGAGGCGGTGGACTGTAGCGGTTTGAGCGGTCGACGACATTTGATGTGTATTAATGCGCGCAATGATGGTGAACGGTTTGCGGTGCAATATATCTGTAAGGGCGGCGGAACGCGGTGCGGTGCGATGTGGATGTCGTCGCCTGGGACGTCGTATACGAATGATGTTATTAACACTGCTAGCTGGAATGCGACGTCATTATCACTCGACTTGAGGGGGTCGGTGAATGGTAATGGCCAGTCGCAGGCGCGGGTGTGGGCGACAAATGTAACGGTTAGTCAGAATGGTCGGACATTAGTATCTGGCGGTACGCTTGATCGTGGGACGCATCCATCGGGCGCGTACCACTGGGTTGATGGCGGTAGCAGCATTCGAGTAAATGGGATTGATATATCTGGCGTAATTGCACCAGGAAGTTCCGGCCGTATCATTTTGCAGGTGCGGCGCTGTTTCTATAGTAGTCCAGGCGGTAGCGGTGTTTGTGCGACACAAGATGTTGAGGTGTGGATTAAGCGTGAGCAGGCGCCAAACCAATGGACTGTCGAAGGACAATCGCGAGTATCAATCAATGGTGGTAGTTTAGTGCAAAACGCGACCGCTGCGCCAGGACAGCGCGTACGATTTTTTCATTATCTACGGAATAATTCTTCATATACGATTCCTCCCTACACCCTAAAGCGCATAGGAATTAATCAGGATGTTAATGGTACGACAACGCATCACGCGTGGGCGTCGCCGTATACGCATAGTGCTAGTCCGTGGAATACGTTTTATGAGCCGAGCGATGTTAAGCCATATAATAATGTCTTTGGGGCTGAGGGGATCGTGACGCAGGATGATGTCGGTAAAACAGTGTGTCAAAAGATTTTATGGCTGCCGGGCGCGTGGAATACTGATGGCTGGGGGGTCTCATCGAATGCCTGTGCGTCGGTGCCGTATGACTATGAGTTGCGACCTGAAGTGCAGGCGCCAGATTATATTAATGAAGGAACGATTGAGGTGAGTGGCGTGACTGCGCGAATTAATCATACAGGATCGACACGGTCAAATCGGGCAAATTATGCTGTGGTGCGGTTTGTGTTAAGGGGCGGTGGAAATTATACCGTGCCAGGCGGTGAGGGAGTTGTTGTGCCGTATGATAGACGTTCGCCAGGTAATTTAGTGGGCGATTGGGATTGTTATATCGCCAAGAACACGATTAAAAATAGTCGACCAGGTTTACAAGTGGCAGATTGTACATCAAATAATTTGGCACGTAATGGCGCGGGAACAATTATCCAGCGAGGTGGGCTGGAAATTCCGCTCGGTAAGGATAATTTGAGTGGAGTGACGATGACGACTGGTGACCAGTTGTGTTATATGACTATTGTGAGTACATACAACCAACATGTGAATACCAGTACGTTTCGCTATGCGGTAGACTGTGCAAAGGTTGCCGGACGGCCAAAAGTTCAGTTTTGGGGGGCGGATGTGCGAGTTGGTGTCGGGATAGACGGTAGTGCGGGTAACAATAATGCGGAAGTCAGGACATCACTGACGAGGGTGAGGCGATAGATGGCGCTGCAGTTAAAAACCCACAGGTGGTGGATCGGGGTTGGTACCGTTGGGTTAGTGGTATTCGGAAGCCTTGGAGTGTATATCTGGCGTCATTATATCAGCGTGACGGCGCAAGTAGCGCCTGACGTAACTCACGTCGAGAGGGTGGTGCTAGCAGCAAGTACGACAACGCCACCGGGCGGCAGTAGTTATGGCCCAGCCACGTCATATCACATGCCATGGGAGAAATATCCGGTTGGCGAGAGAGAGCAGATCGGCGGAACGCCAGAACGGATTAGTAGTTGGCCAACGGCCGGGGATGGTGGATCTGACTGTCGTGTGAACGCAAATGCTACGACAGTGGTCGATGGTATTGGCGGGACGTTTAATTATGGTGGGTTTACGATGATGCCAACACCGATGTCTGGTAATCGGACAGTCGGTCAGGATAAATGTAGCGGATCGGTGTCAGCATGGACGGCACCGGACGGTGAAAATAGCACGTCTTCGGCAACGCCAGCACCGAGTTGGTTTGACGATGTGGTAGCGGCCAATAGCGGTGGTCGAGCGGGTGGAGCATATGTTAATCCACGAGCGTATGGTGGCTGGGCGACGGATGCTAATGCCACGACGAAAGTACCATTTGGTGTACCTGCCCAGCGATCGGGCGTGACTGGGGCGGCTGAGTTTGCCGAATGCGGCGGGGTTGCCAAGGAATCGGGGACATCGGCGTGGGCGACTGACGGGGCTTTTCGGCAGTCAATGTATGATCAAGGCGGCCAATCAAAGCCGCTCTGGGGCGCGCGCTGTAAGGACGAGACAAAGTTGAAAGAGGTGCTGACTCGGCGTCATAATGCGCCGCAAGCTGATACCAACGGTGGAAATTACGTGAAGTCGTCTGGTATAACACTATTTCGGCAGAAATTCCGGCTGACGAGCCAGCAGCTTGAAGAGATTCGCCAGCTGGATTTATTGAACGACGGACGATCGGGATTATACTTGCGTTTGGCGGTTGATGATTATGCTGCGGTATACATTAATGGCAAGCCAGTCTTTGCCAATCCGAAAGCGTCGTCTGGTGTCGAGATGAAGAGAATCATCGCGGATTATTTACGGGCTGGTGATAATGTGATTGCTCTAGAGGTGCAAGATGCGATTGCTCCAACTAGCCTCGCCAATGCTAATGCGGCTGCTCGGTGGCTGCTCGGTGTGTATGCGCCAAAGGGGTGGCAGCCAGTGCCAGGGGAGCCGCGGCTATACGGATCGTGGGCAGAATATGCCATCAGTGCGCCTGGACAAATTATTTCCTCTTCGGGAGCAGGACTATCATCTACGCCGACAGGGCGAACGGGGGCGATTGAGGCACGGCAATATAATGATCTGACGTTTCAGAACACTAACACCCCGTTTGGTAATTTCCGTGACAAGATGCCGACCGTGCGAACACCTGATGCCTATTTTACGAACACGGGAAATTTGTCTGGGGCGGTGTCTATGAGCGACGTGGCTAGTGGCGTGTATCAGGCTGGCAATCTGACAATTACCGGAGGAGAAATTAAGCGTGGCCGGCAAATTGTTATCAAATCGGGCGGCGTGGTGACTATCAAGGGTGACGTAAAGCAGGAGGGCGGTAACTATTCGGCGGCTCGAGATTTGCCACAGCTGATTATCAGCGCTCGGCATATTATCATTGAGCCGAATGTCACGCAGCTTGATGCTTGGCTGGTGGCCAAGAATGGTACAATCAATACCTGTGATACCATAGTTCGTGATAGTCGTCAGTGGCTGTTGGGGCTGGATGCAAAAACCTGCGAAAAACAGCTGCGGATCAACGGTCCGATTATCGCGAAGCACCTCTTTTTGCGTCGTACCTTTACCAAGGGTGGCGATACCTCTGGCAATAATCCGGGCGAGCCGGCGGAAATATTGAATTTGCGTGCTGATGCATATTTGTGGGGAAATGAGCGGTCGAAAGAATCGGGGGCTATCAAAACGATGCATCTAAAAGAGCTACCGCCACGATTTTAAGGGTTTTACATTTCAATATGCTTATGTATAATAGAATAGTATGAAATTAGCTAAAGGGCTGGGCGACTTTTTCGGATTAGACATCGGGACGAATGCGGTGCGTGTCGTTCAGTTGGCACGAACGAGCAACGGATGGAATCTGCTGCACTATGGTTATGCACCTGTTGACCCGAAGGTTACGGGTAGTGATTCGCCAGAGGCGCAGCGTAAGCTTGGTGAAGTGATCATGACTGCTGTCGGACAGAGCGGTATCAAGACGCAAAATGTAGCGATTGGACTACCGTCGAGCAAGACCTTTACGGCGATTATTGATGTGCCAAAAGTGTCAGACCAAGAGCTAAAGGCGACCATGAAATACCAGGTCGATCAGTACATTCCTATGGCGATTGAGGATGCCAAGGTTGATTGGGCGCTGCTCGGTGACAGTTTGCGCGAGCAAGGCCAGTATGAGGTGTTATTGACGAGTGCAGCGATTAGCTATGTCGAGGAGCGGCTTGAGTTCATCGAAGGTCTTGGCTTTAATGTGGTTGCTGAGGAGCCGGATCCGATCGCGATGCTTCGGGCATTAGCGCCGACTGATGGAGCGACCGCAAAGTTAGTACTAGATATGGGCGAACACTCGACCGATTTGGCGGTCATTTATGGCGATATGCCGCGGTTAGTGCGCACGGTGCCGAGCGGATTGCAGGCGTTGGTGCGAGCGGCGGTGCAAAATCTCAACGTGCAGGATGATCAGGCTCGCCAGTTTATTATCAAGTTTGGTTTGGCGCCTGACCGGCTTGAAGGGCAAGTCCTCAGGGCGATTGACGGCGTGCTGGATAACTTTGCGACCGAGCTGACCAAATCAATCAAGTTCTTTCAGACGCGCTATCCGAGTATTTCCGTGTCAGGAATTCTGCTGTCAGGCTTTGGCGCGGCGATACCGATGATGGATAATTATATTGCTAGCAAGACCGGCATACCGGCGACTACGGCTGATCCGTGGCAGCATGTCAGCCTTGGGCAGGCCGATCAGCAAAAATTAGCACCAATTGCCTCGGAGTTTGCGACGGTTGTTGGTCTAGCGCAGCGGAGGAGTGGGTCGTGATTGAGATTAACTTGATTCCCGATGTCAAGCGCGAGCTGCTTCGGGCAAAAATGATGCGCAACACCGTGACAGCGATGTCGATAACCGTCAGCATGATCGCGGTCGGGGTGGCGGTTGCCCTCGGCTTAATCTTTGGTGGTCAGATAGCCTTAGAGGCACTGCATGATGGAACAATTAAGAGTAAGACGCGCGAGCTGACGTCGATCGAAGATCTCGATAAGTTAGTGACCATCCAGCATCAGCTGGCGACAATTAACAAACTATCAAGTGAGCGTCAGGCCGATTCGCGACTATTTGACGTGATGACGGCAGTCAATCCGGTGGCGCCAAATAGTATTAAAATTGCGACGCTAAAGCTCAAACCAGAGTCACGGACAATTACTATTGAGGGATCAGCCGAGAATGGCTATATCGCGCTGGAGATATTTAAGAAGACGATTACTAATACGACTGTGCAGACAACACAAAATGGGCAAGAGGTTAAACAACCGCTGGCTGAGAATCTGCAGGCGGGTGAGGCTAGCTTTGGTGAAGATGCCAACGGTAAGAAGGTGTTGCGCTTCTCGTTCACGTTTACCTATCCGGCAGAATTATTCTCGAAAACGAGTAGCTCAGTGGTGATTGCGACGCCAAACGGTAAAGTTGATGTGACTGATTCGCGGCTGGGGGTGCCAGAGAGCCTATTTGCCAAGAAGCCAAAAGACGCTTCAAATAAGGAGAAAAACTAATGCCTGAAAATAAAGACGTTGCCATCCGTAAGCGCCAGCAGATTGATTCATCAAAGAAAACCATGTTTCTGTTCGTGGCGGGTGCGGCATTTGTTAGCGGGGTAGCGATTGTGGTGTCGTTCTTCCTCGTGCGGCAGATTTTGTTTCATGGCGCAGTTGTCCTTGCGAAGCAAGACACCATCAACACACTGGAGAATAATAAAAAGGCGGCCGAGTCGCTCA of Candidatus Nanosynbacter lyticus contains these proteins:
- the rpsR gene encoding 30S ribosomal protein S18 yields the protein MAKRLKKDTPTVFDYKDVKTLMRYVNAYGQIEPIAKTGLSVKQQRSLAVAIKRARHLALLPFVSQGQ
- a CDS encoding TlyA family RNA methyltransferase, giving the protein MKQRLDKMILERGLVESRSEAENWIGLGQVMVNGRVATRPGCFVNDTADITLLTRERYVSRAGLKLASVADSFRLDFQGKTVLDIGSSTGGFTDFALRHGARRVYAVDVGTNQLHHRLRDDRRIILHEKTDIRDFELDCPPDIIVGDVSFISLRDILPHVAKRLMGSATVLVAMVKPQFEAGRHLVQKGVVKNAAIRRKILTDFEQWAKQYFVVLDKKDSTVAGSKGNVERFYKLQLKINRGNNCSKNSIVVFRAT
- the pilM gene encoding type IV pilus assembly protein PilM, which translates into the protein MKLAKGLGDFFGLDIGTNAVRVVQLARTSNGWNLLHYGYAPVDPKVTGSDSPEAQRKLGEVIMTAVGQSGIKTQNVAIGLPSSKTFTAIIDVPKVSDQELKATMKYQVDQYIPMAIEDAKVDWALLGDSLREQGQYEVLLTSAAISYVEERLEFIEGLGFNVVAEEPDPIAMLRALAPTDGATAKLVLDMGEHSTDLAVIYGDMPRLVRTVPSGLQALVRAAVQNLNVQDDQARQFIIKFGLAPDRLEGQVLRAIDGVLDNFATELTKSIKFFQTRYPSISVSGILLSGFGAAIPMMDNYIASKTGIPATTADPWQHVSLGQADQQKLAPIASEFATVVGLAQRRSGS
- the efp gene encoding elongation factor P — translated: MYQPTDLKKGTVCQIDGKPYRVIEYGQKVMGRGGSIVNVKLKNLLDGSVIPKTFKGQDKIEPAEVASKTVQYLYHDGDIFCFMDPESFEQFELSNDVVDEAKDYLKEGCELNLQVFDGRVINVELPKNLYLEVTYTEDVVKGDTTSSVLKDATLETGLVIKVPAFIKQGDIVSVDTATGEYRERKK
- a CDS encoding single-stranded DNA-binding protein, producing MARSINQVILLGRLTRDPEQRTTPSGRTVVSFSIAVDRAGQDDQADFFDVTAWEKLGELVMQYLSKGRRVLVQGRLRQDSWDDKETGKRRSRIEVTATDVTFLDAPSGDSANTTAPRNTNTKQAETVADIDDKPIDLSEIPF
- the ychF gene encoding redox-regulated ATPase YchF, whose amino-acid sequence is MSLSIGIVGLPNVGKSTIFNALTNNNILAANYPFATIEPNTGIVPVPDERLDVLAKLYDTQKIIPATVTFVDIAGLVAGASKGEGLGNKFLHNIRECDAIIHIVRAFENSDILRHDNTPINPQADIDIINTELILADIQTIEHRLPRLQKEAKAKPEARQVATYLETLLTSLNSGTPIASIENIKYEIINDLHLLTAKPIIYTFNVDEAGLGDHVLQEKLAKLVAPARVLFICAKLEEELRELSNNDALELLDSYGASETGLSQLIHAAYDILGLQSYLTAGQKEVRAWTIHKGWTAPQAAGVIHSDFERGFIAAQVISYHDLVAAGSEAKAREAGKIRTEGKNYIMQPNDVVEFRFNV